Proteins encoded within one genomic window of Pontibacillus halophilus JSM 076056 = DSM 19796:
- a CDS encoding DUF1672 family protein has protein sequence MSEEQSETSTDEEFVSVQDYTGEGFTLRNANPKIEKLAKDHEQKIIETVEDYLLTKYKTEVTVHNLEPAVDGITAFVESKKEPRFHTYVVVPVQDSTIQDEAVFSQSGQVENGIVTGIYAMVYKDEFDELNRTLESLISTEPIVGLNQKALDHISDTNYSTIYYGTANFDEQLKEISNTYINNPEYGVEEWTSIVKESGFDPSQFYINIEFYMEDTRTEPQDSLLKKITNELETHQNKLPPGAYNIILNDNDINKITGIGSKGNSLEKAYPDPLIIPRNKE, from the coding sequence ATGAGTGAAGAGCAAAGTGAGACGTCAACTGATGAAGAGTTTGTTTCTGTTCAAGACTATACCGGTGAAGGGTTCACCTTGAGGAACGCAAACCCCAAGATTGAGAAATTAGCTAAAGATCATGAACAGAAAATCATAGAAACAGTAGAAGACTATTTATTGACTAAGTACAAAACAGAAGTTACTGTTCATAATTTAGAACCTGCCGTTGACGGAATTACTGCATTCGTAGAATCTAAGAAAGAACCTAGATTTCATACATATGTAGTTGTCCCGGTCCAAGACAGTACCATACAGGATGAAGCTGTCTTCTCTCAAAGTGGTCAAGTAGAGAATGGCATCGTTACTGGAATTTACGCAATGGTTTATAAAGATGAATTTGATGAACTAAACCGTACCCTCGAAAGTCTGATTTCCACTGAACCTATTGTTGGATTAAACCAAAAAGCTCTAGATCATATAAGCGATACTAATTACAGTACGATTTATTATGGAACAGCTAACTTTGATGAGCAATTAAAGGAAATCTCGAATACTTACATCAACAATCCAGAATACGGTGTAGAGGAATGGACCAGTATTGTGAAAGAATCCGGCTTTGACCCTTCCCAATTCTATATAAATATAGAATTCTATATGGAAGATACTCGAACAGAACCGCAAGATTCTTTACTCAAGAAGATTACTAATGAACTAGAAACCCATCAGAACAAATTACCACCTGGTGCCTACAACATAATCTTAAACGATAACGATATAAATAAAATCACTGGCATTGGCTCAAAAGGTAACTCACTAGAAAAGGCTTACCCTGACCCTCTTATAATCCCAAGAAATAAAGAATGA
- a CDS encoding DUF1672 family protein: MNEKSENQETNANEADQNYENENLVPVQDYDGTGYTLRNASADIEKIAEENEEEIKEAVVQYFSNKYKSEVKVHNMEAANGGITVFLKSVSPLEYHTYAIVPVNEENASIMYEDIFTQSGQVENAIVTGIYAKVYNQEFNTLNSMLNQLAQEQPIVGVTADALNNVTGDGYSTQYYRTAIFDKNLIEVSNTFLKDPTLDAEEYKILLNDVDYDPNLLSYVIEFYMEDKDKKPKQEILDKIATEIEENKNELPPGSYELILNDNYINKVTAIGTNDNSLEIADPNSIIIKLKEE; this comes from the coding sequence ATGAATGAGAAAAGTGAGAACCAAGAAACAAACGCTAACGAAGCAGACCAAAATTATGAAAACGAAAACTTAGTGCCTGTTCAAGACTATGACGGCACAGGATATACTCTAAGGAATGCGAGTGCAGATATTGAGAAAATAGCTGAGGAAAATGAGGAGGAGATTAAGGAAGCGGTTGTACAATACTTTTCGAATAAATACAAAAGTGAAGTAAAAGTACACAATATGGAAGCGGCAAACGGCGGAATTACAGTTTTCTTAAAATCAGTTTCTCCTTTAGAATATCATACATATGCCATAGTCCCCGTAAATGAGGAAAATGCCAGTATCATGTACGAAGATATTTTCACTCAAAGTGGGCAAGTTGAGAACGCCATTGTAACTGGTATTTACGCGAAAGTTTATAATCAAGAATTTAATACATTAAACTCAATGTTGAATCAACTAGCTCAAGAACAACCTATTGTTGGGGTAACTGCAGATGCTTTAAACAATGTTACTGGGGATGGATATAGTACTCAGTATTACAGAACTGCTATATTTGATAAGAATCTAATAGAAGTGTCCAACACCTTTCTAAAGGATCCTACTCTTGATGCTGAAGAATATAAAATATTACTAAACGATGTTGATTACGATCCTAATCTCTTATCATACGTTATAGAGTTTTACATGGAAGACAAAGATAAGAAACCTAAGCAAGAAATATTGGATAAAATAGCGACAGAAATAGAAGAAAACAAAAACGAACTACCTCCAGGTTCCTATGAATTAATACTGAATGATAACTATATTAATAAAGTGACAGCTATAGGTACAAATGATAATTCACTAGAAATAGCCGACCCAAATTCTATAATTATTAAATTGAAAGAGGAGTGA
- a CDS encoding thermonuclease family protein — MQALLGCLGIIIILAIAFAILGFILNNILGFIGIGIAIWAIYEWSVNRKIQAKSKKPAIILTFALALTIIGFTPVDDNASSSANQEAAEEVSEEKETKEETELSEVEEEESSGDSTEAKTTSETPSKEEKEFDVATVTDVVDGDTMDVTFKESGETDTVRLLLIDTPETKHPDLPTQEWGPEASAFAEEHLAGEEVHLYYDEDKRDTYDRLLVYLHVDGEDFNKQLLEEGLARVAYVWEPNTSRLDEYYSAEEKAKKEDLNIWSVEGYVAMEEDGGYNQDVIDPPEPVVQEEESTTTSASTDNGYSGPYDPNGADRNCGDFNSHAEAQAFFIAAGGPSNDPHRLDGNDNDGLACESLP; from the coding sequence ATGCAGGCATTACTAGGTTGTTTAGGAATTATCATCATTCTGGCTATTGCATTCGCAATACTTGGATTTATCCTCAATAATATTTTAGGCTTTATTGGTATCGGTATAGCGATTTGGGCTATCTATGAATGGTCAGTAAATCGCAAAATACAAGCAAAATCAAAGAAACCAGCCATCATCCTTACATTTGCTCTCGCCCTTACAATTATTGGATTTACCCCAGTTGACGACAACGCTTCATCTTCAGCAAATCAAGAGGCTGCTGAAGAGGTATCAGAAGAGAAAGAAACCAAAGAAGAAACAGAATTATCAGAAGTAGAGGAAGAGGAATCTTCTGGTGATTCAACAGAAGCTAAAACAACTTCAGAAACGCCATCTAAAGAAGAAAAAGAATTCGACGTGGCAACAGTTACCGATGTGGTCGATGGTGATACGATGGATGTCACATTCAAAGAAAGCGGCGAAACGGATACGGTCCGTTTACTTCTTATCGATACACCTGAAACCAAACACCCAGACCTTCCTACTCAAGAGTGGGGCCCTGAGGCAAGTGCCTTTGCAGAAGAGCATTTAGCGGGCGAAGAAGTCCATTTATACTACGATGAAGATAAGCGGGATACTTACGACCGATTGCTTGTCTATCTCCACGTGGATGGGGAGGATTTCAACAAACAACTACTCGAAGAAGGATTGGCTAGAGTCGCCTATGTCTGGGAACCGAACACATCCCGCCTTGATGAGTACTATTCTGCAGAGGAAAAAGCAAAGAAAGAAGATTTGAACATATGGAGTGTAGAAGGGTACGTAGCTATGGAAGAGGATGGTGGGTACAACCAGGATGTTATCGACCCACCTGAACCAGTAGTGCAAGAAGAGGAAAGCACAACGACCTCCGCTTCAACCGATAATGGATATAGCGGTCCGTACGATCCAAATGGAGCAGACAGAAACTGCGGAGACTTTAATTCACACGCAGAAGCCCAAGCCTTTTTCATCGCAGCAGGTGGCCCTAGCAACGACCCCCACCGATTGGATGGAAATGATAACGATGGATTAGCTTGCGAGAGTTTACCATAG
- a CDS encoding DUF4236 domain-containing protein, which produces MGFGVRRSVNLGGDVRMNVGKRGVSMSAGSKGARVRVGSNGVRVRATVPGTGIYYENGLRANRNSSSSNQAYRQNRLTQTQKDEQKKQEQAMARDAVARFQEKCEFLISLHKDCTETFNWNHIVRTPPFTEGEQGPNEKEAEEAVTNYRPTLRDRFFKRKEARHRLLMEAIGPAKEEDDKLYEEWLSIKGLGERVLKGQVDSYAKVIDDLAPFADIEKLGSGFNHSFKDRYQAVFDLYVHSDKVIPSHELSLTKTGKLSSKQMTKTKFYELYQDYVASVVLRVAREMFALLPLQTVTINAKGEQFNSATGFHEENTILSVKIDRQTLEALNFDRIDCSDSMQNFEHRMSFKKTKGFSPVENLEVVQ; this is translated from the coding sequence ATGGGCTTTGGAGTCAGAAGGAGCGTCAATCTAGGCGGAGATGTTCGAATGAATGTAGGTAAAAGAGGGGTCAGTATGAGTGCTGGGTCTAAAGGAGCGCGAGTTAGAGTAGGTTCAAATGGCGTACGTGTTCGGGCAACGGTTCCTGGAACAGGGATATACTATGAAAATGGACTGCGGGCCAATAGGAATTCGTCGAGCAGTAATCAAGCGTATCGACAGAATCGGTTAACACAAACTCAAAAAGACGAGCAAAAGAAGCAAGAACAAGCTATGGCTCGAGATGCGGTAGCTCGGTTTCAGGAAAAATGTGAATTTCTGATTTCTTTACACAAGGATTGCACGGAAACCTTCAACTGGAACCATATTGTTCGTACACCTCCGTTCACAGAAGGGGAACAAGGGCCGAATGAAAAAGAGGCTGAAGAAGCGGTTACCAATTATAGGCCTACTCTTCGCGACCGGTTCTTTAAACGTAAAGAAGCAAGACATCGCTTACTCATGGAAGCTATAGGTCCAGCGAAAGAAGAGGACGACAAGTTGTATGAAGAGTGGTTGTCCATAAAGGGGTTGGGTGAGCGGGTTTTAAAAGGCCAAGTGGATAGCTATGCCAAGGTAATTGATGATTTGGCTCCTTTCGCGGATATCGAAAAACTCGGAAGTGGATTCAATCATAGTTTTAAAGATCGGTATCAGGCCGTCTTTGACCTTTACGTTCACTCGGACAAAGTTATACCATCCCATGAACTGAGCCTCACGAAGACGGGTAAGCTATCAAGCAAGCAAATGACGAAAACGAAATTCTATGAACTCTATCAAGATTATGTTGCCAGTGTTGTGTTACGAGTAGCGAGGGAAATGTTTGCCCTGCTCCCCTTACAGACTGTCACCATTAATGCAAAAGGAGAGCAGTTCAATTCTGCTACAGGATTTCATGAAGAAAACACAATTCTTTCTGTGAAAATTGATCGACAAACGTTAGAAGCCCTGAACTTTGACCGTATTGATTGTTCAGATTCAATGCAGAATTTCGAACACCGAATGAGTTTTAAAAAAACCAAAGGCTTTAGTCCCGTGGAAAATCTGGAGGTTGTACAGTAA